Part of the Natrialbaceae archaeon AArc-T1-2 genome, TCTCGTCGACGAACCCCTCCTCGATAGCGAGTTCGACCGAGCGGGTGCCGACGATGTTGGCGATCGTCGCCCGCGAGAGGCTGTCGACGACGGCCTCTCGACCGACCTCGTCGCCGCCGTAGAACTCCTCGGTGACCGTAAGCGAGACGTCTCCCTCCTCGAAGGTCTCCCCTAAAACGTCGCTGTCACAGACTGCGACGAGCAACCCCTCGGCAGTCTCGCGTTCGTTGACGATCATTCGAACGCGCGTTCGTTCCACTCGTCGGCCCGCTCGGTTCGCTGTTCCATCAGCTCCTCTTCGGCTCGCTCGCGAAGCTCTTCTGCCTGCTCGGAGATCTCTTCGGCCTCGTCGTATTCGCCGAGGTCTTCGAGAATGCGAGCTTTCTCGTCGAGGACCTGTGCGTTTCGCATCCCGAGGCGGATCGCGTTGTCGATACACTGGAGGGCGTCCTCCGAGAGTCCCCGTTCCTGCAGGAAAAAGGCCCGGTTGTACCAGGCCTGCCCGAACCGTTCGTCGATCTCGACGGCTCGCTCTGCGTGCTCGAGCGCTTGCGTGGTCTCGCCGAACTCCCACAGCGCGTACGCGAGGTTGGTCTCGGCCGTAGCGGCGTGTTCGCTCTCCTCGTCGGTCGCGATCGCCTCCCGGTATGCGCCGATCGCTTCGTCGTACTCCTCGAGTTCGGCGTGAGCGACGCCTTTGTTCACCCAGGCCTCCTGCTCGAGGGAGTCGTCCTCGGCGAAGCGAGCGGCTCGCTCGAAGGCCTCGGTCGCCTGCTCGAAGCGGTTGATCTGCATGTAGTTAAGCCCCACGTCGAGCAACGCCTCGGCGTCGACCTCGTCGCTTGCGAGCTGGCGCTCGTCGAGTGCGTCGGCGACGACTCGGGAGTCGACGGGATCGATCTTCGAGGGATCGACGTCTAGCTCCGGCGGATCCAGGTCAAACTCCTCGTAGGGGTCGTCGAACCCACCCCCCTCAGAGAACGCGTGATCGCGATCGTCCTCTCGGTCGGTCATCGACGCGCAGTTGGGCTGCACGAGGGTTAAGGGCTACGCTCACGCCGGATCGGCGCGTTATCGAACGTACTTAACTCTGTCCCCCATTTCGCCTTTCGAATAACGTACTATCTCGTTTACCTTCCAACGGTGGGAACGAACAGATGCAGCCGTCGTGTTCACCTCGATTGCACGAGCTGTGACGAAGATCACGGGGGTAATACGGCCACGCGGCCGGCCGACTGAGCATCGGCTCCCGACTTTTCCTCTCGCGGAACGAAAGATACGAACGTCGGAGAGTCCCGACGGGGTCGATCGAGTACGGTGACCGTTTACCACTTGCGGTGAGCGAAAGTGCCGGACGCAAGTGGGGCTTGAACGCTTCGAACGGAACTGAACGTTCGAACCGATCGAAGTGAACGGTCGGAACGAAGATCCACCTTTTTAATGAGTTCCACCATCGGTGGGTGTAATGACAGCGACCCGTGCTATGGTACTCGTGTTTGCCGTCGTCTGCGGTCTCCTTTTCGCCCCGGTCGTCAGCGCAACGTTTGCGGGGCCCGTGGCAGACATCGATGGGGGAGCCAGCGACGAAACAGAGACGGACGAGGGGATAGATGACGACGCCGCGCCGATGGGGGCCGAGGTCTCCTCGTTCATGCAGTCGAGTTCGTCGTCGACCGACGAGAGCGTCGATTCGAAGCTGTTCGCTTCCGCGTACGACAACGCCGCCGACGATGACGACAGGGCGGACGTCGTCGCCGACAGGACAGACCAACTCGAGCGCCGACTCGCCGAGCTCGAGGACGAGCGCGAAACGCTTCGCGAGGAGAGAGACGAACTCAACCCGGTCGCCTACGACGCCCGAATGACGCGTCTCGCCGTCCAGATCAACGAGATCGAGCGAGCGATAAACGATACCGAAACCCGCGCCGAAAGCGCGGACCTCGAAACTGACCGGTTCGACGAACTGCGGGGCAACGCGGCGAACATAGCTGACAGAGAGGTGGCGTCGGCCACACGCGGGCTCGCCAGCGTCGATCCGCCGGGCGGACCGCCCGAGGATGGAGCGCCCGGACACGACGGCCAGCAGCAGCCAGCGACCGGCGTTGACGCATCTACCGCCGGTTCTGGCGGTGTCGATGTCGACGCATCCGACGAGAGTCAGAGTCAGAGCCAACCCGACGACCGCGACGACCGCGACGACGACGCGTAACCGTGCGATCTAGGGAGCAGACATCCTTTTCAGCGACGGCTACCAACGGTCGAGTGATGGACTCTGCCGCGTTGCTGGATCTGCTCGGGAACGAGAACCGGAGACGAATCCTCCAGTTACTGGCACGCAAGCCCTGTTACGTCACCGAGATCTCCGAGTACCTCGGCGTGAGTCCAAAGGCCGTCATCGAACACCTCCAGAAACTCGAGGACGCGGGTCTCATCGAGAGTCGCACCGACGATCAGCGACGCAAGTACTTTCACATCGCCAGACACGTCCGTCTCGAGGTCAACGTCTCGCCGTACGGCTTCGCGAGCAAGAGCGCCTACCCGGAGAACAACAGCTTCGACATCACGACCTGTCGACACATCTCTCTCGAGCTAGAGTACGACGAGGAAAACGACCTCGAGGAGCTTCTCGGCACGCTCGAACGTCTCGAACAGCTCGAAAACGAGCTGTCGCTGGCCCAGCGATGGGTGCAGGGACGGCTGTGTGACGTCCTCGACCAGATCTCGGAGACGGTGGGGACGGAACCGGAGAGTCGGATCTACGCCGACGTGCTCTCGAGCGTTCGCGAGGAGCCGAAAGCTGTCAACGCGCTCGCCCGCGACGTCGACGCGCCACGCGAGGTCGTCGCCGAGTTGCTCGAGACGATGGCCGACGAGGGAATCGTCCGCCGGACCGAACGGGGCTGGGAGCTTACGGTCGACTGATCACTCGACATCTCTGACGAGCCCGTCGCGGAGGTCTCGCCCGAAGTAGTACGCGAGCAGACAGACGAGGAGGCCAGCGCCGGCCCCGACGGCGGCGACCGCCTCTCCCGAGCCAGCGATCGCGAGTACGGCGTGGTTGAGCACGGCGGCGACGCCGCCGACGGCGACACCCGCCACCCCCATCTCGAGGTAGCGACGCTTCGAGCCGACGAGCCCGACGAGAAAGGCGACGGCGGCCATGCCGACGGTTCGTCCCCCGATCGGGATCGCCACGCTGCCGGCGAGCAGTCCGGCTCCGAGCACGGCCACGAGGACGAGAAAGGCCGTCGGGGAGAAGTACGCCGACGGGGAGAGTCGCGAGCCGAGCGACCGGAGTCGCGACCCGCTCGCACTCGCCGACTCTCGTGGCTCCGACGACTCCCGCCACGACTGTGTCTCAGACGCCGATCCGAACTCGGTCGGGTCGTCGACGGTGCGGTCCCCGCGCTCGCTCGAGCCGTCGTCGCCGAGCAGTCGGTCGGTCTCCTCGAGCAGGTCGTCGGTCGAGCGGGCATCCCGGTTCGTCGTCACCTCGTCGGACCGGTCGCTCATGTACGTCCCGTAGACGTCTGACGGCATGGGCCTTTCCCTGTCGGCGACACGCCGCGTGACCGTGGGCTCACCCGAAAGGGTGCCTTCAAGTCCACCGCTGCGCAAGCACTCCGCATGAATCCAGGTGACCGCGTCCGCGTCGAACGCACGGACCGGAGCTACGAGGGCGTGTTGCTCCCCTCGAGTGACGACGACCACCTCGTCGTCAAACTCGAGGGCGGCTACAACGTCGGCGTCGACCGCGAGGGAAGCGACGTCGAGGTACTCGAAGAGAACGTCTACGACGTGACAGACACACAGAACGGCGACGGCGACTCGGAGATCGAGTTCGACGAGGAGCTGCCGACGATCTCGTTGATCTCGACGGGCGGTACGATCGCCTCGACGGTCGACTACCGGACCGGCGCGGTGACCGCCCAGTTCGACGCCGAGGACGTCCTGCGTGCGGTGCCCGATCTGGCCGGCCGGGCGAACTATCGCGGGCGCGTCGTCGCGAACATCCTCTCCGAGAACATGACTCCCGAGGTCTGGCAGGAGCTCGCCCGCGCGGTTTACGAGGAGATCGAGGCTGGCGCCGACGGCGTCGTCGTCATGCACGGCACCGACACGATGCAGTTCTCCGCGGCGGCGCTTTCGTTTACCCTCGAGACGCCGGTGCCGATCGTCTTCACCGGCAGTCAGCGATCGGCGGACCGGCCGTCCTCGGACAACGTGATGAACGCCGTCTGTGCCGTCGAGGCCGCCAAAAGCGACTGTGCGGAGGTGCTCGTCTGCATGCACGCCACCGAGTCCGACGACCGGTGTGCGCTCCATCGCGGCACCCGCGTCCGGAAGAACCACACCTCCCGCCGGGACGCCTTCGAAACCGTCGGCGCGGAACCGCTCGGCGAGGTCGACTACGACTCCCTCGACGCGTCGTTCCATCGCGAGTACCGGGAACGGGGCGAGACGGACCTCGAGATCGCTCCCGACCTCGAGACCGACGTCGAACTGCTGACGTTCACGCCGGGAATGGATCCCGCCTTCCTCGACGTCGTGGAGAGTAAGGCGGGACTCGTTCTCGAGGGTACCGGGCTCGGCCACGTCAACACCGACCTCATCCCCCGAATCGAGGAACTGATCGACGACGGGACGACGGTCGTGATGACCAGCCAGTGTCTCGAAGGCCGGGTCTGTGACCGGGTCTACGACACCGGCCGGGACTTACTCGAGGCGGGCGTGATCGAGGCCGGCGACACCCTCCCCGGGACCGCGAAGGTCAAGCTGATGTGGGCGCTCGAAAACGCCGACGACCTCGAGGAGGCGATGAACACCTCCCTCGCCGGGGAGCTGACCCGCCGGTCGGTCCCCTGGGAGTAGGGCCATGAGCCTCGAGATCCGACGCGCGACACACGACGACTACGAGGCGGTCGTGGAGCTGACGAGCGACGTCTGGGCCGACCGCGGCGGAGACTACATTCCGCGGATCTACCACGACTGGCTCGAGGACGACGACGAACCCCACCGGAAGACGCTTCTCGCCGAGGTCGACGGCGAGGTCGCAGGTCTCGTCCAGGCGGTGATGCTCTCGTCCGACGAGGCGTGGTTCCAGGGGATGCGGGTCGCTCCCGAGCACCGTCGCGTGGGCGTAAGCGAACGGCTCAACGACGCCTGTTTCGCGTGGGCTCGCGAACGAGACGCGACCGTCGGTCGGATCATCGTCTTCTCGTGGAACGTCGCCGCTCTCGGGGCTGCCCGCGCCGGCGGCTACGAGCCGGTTACCGAGTTCCGGTGGGCCTACCCCGGTCCAGATCCCGACGCGACGGGACCGCTCGAGGTCGTCTCCGATCCGTCCGTCGCGTGGCGCTACTGGACCGACAGCGACGCCCGCACCCGGCTCCGTGGACTCGCGCTCGATCCTGACGAATCGTGGGCGTTGCGAGAGCTCACCCGTCGCGACCTCGAGCGACTGGCAGCGGAGACGGCCGTCTTCGCCGTCGTCGGCGATCGAGGCGTCTCGGGGATGACCTACCGGGTCCGGACGGTCGAACGCGAGGTCGACGGCGAGACCGAGACCTGGGCCGAGTACGGCGTCGGCGCGTGGGACGACCTCGAGTCCGCCCGAACGCTGTGTGCTGTCGTTTCCCGAGACGCCGGGGAACTCGCGGTCGACGGGGCGCGGATGCTACTCCCCGAAACCGCCGCCTCCGTCACCGACGCGGCGTACGTCTGTGAGACCGTCTCCGAGGAGGCAGATTTCGTCCTCGAGGTCGACCTCACCGGTTATACTGCCGGACGTACGTCGTGAACGATTCTCGCCGTCTCGGGGTGGCGAGAACCTTCACACAGTTACGTCCGACAGTATAACCGTCCGCCACTGGACGGCGGAAGTCCTGGCGGCGACGGACGAAAACGCGTCCGTTTTACGTCAGCGACCCGAACGACCGACATGGAGTGTCGGCACTGCGCCTCGCCGCTCGAGAAGCCGGGAGACTTCTGTCTGGTCTGTCGGGAGGGAAACGCCGACACGATCGTTCTCGAGGCCGACCGAGACCGGGCGACGATCACGATACTCGACGGCGAGGACGTCGTCGGCGAGACGACGATCACGACGACGCCCGAGGACGACGAGGAGACGGTCGTCGTCGAGTTGCGAAACTTCGCGGGGCTAGTCGCCGACGAGATTCGACGGAAGCGACCGGAGGAAATCTACGCCACGGGCGACCGGGATGTCGTCCGAGCCGTCAGGACCGACCTGCATCACTCGTTTTACCGCGTCGACGGCACGGATCCGGTCGAGACGGTCCTCGAGCGACGCGGCGATCGGGCACTCGACGTCGTCGAAACGCCGCCGGTCGAGAAGATCGGCGGCAGCCACTCGACGCTGATCGGCGGTCGAACGGGAATGCGCGCGATCCAGACCGTCGCGGGCCACCCACACGTCAAGAAGGTGATTCCGGGACCGATCGACGCCGGCGGGAAAGGGTCTCAGTCCGGGTTGCGAGCGAAGGTGACCCGCGCCGACGACGGCGGCAACGTCCGGATGATCCTGCGAAACGGCTCGAGCGTCCAGGAGAACCGGATCGTTACGACGGCCCGCGACCGACAGACGGGCGAACGCGTCCGCGAGGACCTAAACGACGTGCTCGCCGAGGCGGACCTGCGGTAGCCGGCTTTCGATCGTAACTCAACACCTTTTTACGGTCTCTGCGAGTACGGAACGGTACTATGGCCGAACAAGGGAAACGAAAGGTCGGTAGTGCGGGTCGATTTGGCGCACGCTACGGTCGCGTCGCGCGTCGCCGCGTCGCCGAGATCGAAGACGACATGCGAAACTCGCAAGTCGACGGCGACGACGTCACCCGTCTCGGCACTGGCATCTGGAAGAACGAGGAAACTGGCGAGGTCTTCACCGGCGGCGCCTACCGCCCCGAGACTCCCGCCGGAAAGGCCGTCACGCGATCGATTCGTGCTGCACTCGGCGACGACGAGTAAGTATGAGCTACAAGTGCTCTCGCTGCAAGCGTGACGTCGAACTGGACGAGTACGGCGGCGTCCGCTGTCCGTACTGCGGACACCGCGTCCTCCTGAAAGAACGCAGCCGGGACGTGAAAGAAGTCGACGCCGAGTAACCGCCGCGTGTTCTCTCACGACGCGACACTCGAGTTCGCCTACGAAGAGGAGACTCGAGCACGCGTCGTCTACGACGCTGTCGCCCGCGAGATCGGCGAGATCGACGACGAACGGTCACGGGCGAGGATCGACAGGGACGGACCGGTCCTCACGCTCGCGGTCGACGCGCGAGACCGGACCGCGCTCCGGGCTGCGTTGAACACCTGGTGTACGCTGATCGACGTTGCAGAACGGTCGACGGCGCTCGGTGGTCGGTTCGAAACCGGGTGAACGCGACTGATCGCTACGCGAAGGTGGCATACTGCCGACAACACCCCGCTCGGGCATCGATCGCACTCGAGACGCGATGTCCTGGACGGTCGGTGACAAAGCTTGGCTTTATCAGTCCGGAGGGCGAGAGTCGAGATATGCAAGGTAATCTGCCGCCGGAAGCGCAGGAAAAAATCGAACAGCTGCAGGACCTCCAGGAGACGGCTCAGACCGTCGCCGCCCAGAAACAGGAAGCGGAGTCGACGCTCACCGACGCCGAGAACGCCCTCGAGGAACTCGACTCGATCGACGAAGAGACCACGATGTACCGACAGGTCGGCGAACTGCTCGTCGAAACCGAGTACGACGACGCCGAAGACGACCTCGAGGAGAAAGTCGACAACCTCGAGATCCGTCTCGAGACGCTCGAAAAGCAGGAAGAACGCGTCCAGCAGCAGTTCGAACAGCTCCAGGAAGAGCTCGAGGACCTACTCGGTGGCATGGGTGGCGGGATGGGTGGACCCGGTGCCGGCGGCGCGTAATGCCAACCCAGCCGTCTGACGAAACGGTCGTCGAAACCGCCGCGGAGGCTGCCGAGGGGTTGATCTTCTCGCGGTACAAGCAGTCCGACGTCCGCGATATGGACGTCACTGTCACCTTCGAGGACGGCGTCCTCGAGGTCGACGTCTATCTCGACGCCCCAGACGACGACGTCGATCCCGAACGGGTCGCCGACGACGCGGCGCTGGCCGCTCGAGCGGCGGTCGACGACTTACTCGAGGGCTAGACTGAACCCGCCGCTTCGGTTTTTTGCGGTGAACGATCGACCCGTACGGATCGAGCCGTCGCTATCGGACCGCAAGCGCGGAAGGAAACGGGAAAAACGCAGACCGCCGATTATGCGACGAACGTCAACAACTGGACGAGCACGCCCAGCATGACACCGAAGGCGATGACCGTCTTCGGATTGATCTGGATCGCGTTCGAGTCCTCGGAGTCGAAGTACCGGACGAGTCCGGCACTGGACATCAGTCCGCCAGTGTTCTGTCCTCTGTCCATATGCGACACACGGGGCTACCCGACACTAAATCTTTCGACACCCGATCCGAACTGTCGGCGTCTACTCGACGGATCGCGCTCGTCGGAGACCGATTCGGCGGGTGGGAAACCCTTATGCGCGATGCGACGGAACACCCAATGAACGGTATGACTGTCACGCTCAAGGACTTCTACGCAGACTGGTGTGGCCCCTGCAAGACCCAGGATCCGATCCTCGAGGAACTCGAGGAAGACTGGGAAGGAAGATTCGAAGTCGAGAAGATCAACGTCGACGAACAACAGGAGATCGCAAACGAGTACCAGGTACGATCGTTGCCGACCCTGATCGTCGAGAACGAAGACGGCGTCGTCGAGCGCTTCGTCGGCGTCACCCAGCGCGGTGACCTCGAGGACGCCCTCGAGTCCGCCGGCGCGTAACTGATCGGCGCCGATCGCCGGCCGCCGACGTCGTGAAGATCGTCGCTCGAGACCGACGGGTTATATGAACCGGATGCCGACGTCGTGAAGGTCGTCGGTGTACCGGCCGACGTTGATCAAAAGCGGTGTCAGACTCTCCACCTCGGCGGCGTTTGCGAGCGGCCCGGCGTCGACGACCCGCAACCCTTCGATCCCCGTCGCGAGCAGTCGGACGGTCTCTTTTGCGTCTTCGTCGTCGCCGACGATGGGAACGTCGAGGTCGAACTCGAGTTCAAGGTTCGCCAGCCGATCGGCGGCGAGGTTGTGAAACGCGCCGACGACTGCGACGCCGTCGGGAGCGCGGTCTGCGACCAGCTCCGTCACGCTGCCGACGCCCGGCGGGTGGTAGTGCATCCCGTCGCCGTCGCTTTTCATGCCGACGGCCGGACTGACGAGGATCGTCTCGTCGTCGAGCTTTTCGGCGACGGCGTCGACGGTGTCGCCGACGTGATACGGCGGAACGGCGAGGACGACGACGTCCGCCCGGTCGGCCGCCATCTCGTTTGCAAACCCGTTGATCGTTCGATCGCGACCGCGGCTGTCGAGTTCGGTCTCGTACTCCTCGGCTGCTGTCCGGGCTTTCTCGGGATCACGGGAGCCGATCAGAATCTCGTGATCAGTGTCGTACGCCCACCGCAGGGCAAGCCCCTGTCCGATGTCTCCAGTACCGCCCAGTAGTGCGATTCGCATGGTCGTTCCTGCGGCCGGGATGGGATTAAAGGGACCGGGGGCGGCCATCGTCGCCGCTACCTGGCACCGTCGTCCAACACGACGGGCTCACGGGGCGTCTTCGTCGTCGGGATTCATCGCTGCACCCAGTTCGCTATCGTAGGCCTCGCGTTCTCCCACCTCGCGGATCCGTTGGTCGAGTCGATCCGCGAGCGCCTGTCGGCGCGTCTCGTCGACTGCTGGCTCGGTACGGAGCTCGTGCACGTCGTCACGAGCCGACTCGAGGACGGCGAGTGCCGCCTCGTCCTCGAGGCCGGTCGCTCGATCGAGGGCGTGCGCGATTGGCTCGAGTTCGTCGTCGGACATACGTCGCCGTCCACCGGCCACACCTATGAACGACGGCCCTGCGATGCCTGTGTCGGTACGGTACCGGTTCGGACGTTCGCGAACGTCTATCGACCATCCGCTCCGAAACGAGTCGAGACGAGCCAGTACGCGACCGTTCCGAGGACGAACGCGAGCCCCACGTTGCCGACTAGCCCGACGGCACCGACGACGAAGACGATAGCGAGTGCGGGCACCGTCTCGATCGGAGCCAGCGCGGCCCGGCCGAGCTCGAGGGCGACGACGACGAGCAAGACGCCGAGTAAGGCAAGCGGAAACGCCGCGAGCAACGCGCCGGTGGCGACGAGCGCGAGCGCGAGATAGCCGACCCCGAGCAGGACGTTCGCGCCGCCGGTCCGAGCGCCGAAGGCGTACTTGCCGGCCAGTCCGCCGCTGCCATGACACATCGGCACGCCGCCGGCGGGGATTGCCGCCAGACAGGTGACGCCCATACTTTCGGAGAGGTCGTCCGCCGAGATTCGCCGATCGTAGAGGTCGGCACAGAGCAACGAGGTCGCAATCGCCGCGTTCCCGACGGTCATCCCCAGCTGGGCGACGGTTCCCTCGAGCGCGGCGATGCTCGCGGTCGGCGAGCCAGCCGGAAAGACCGCGAGTGCAGGCAGCGTCGGCGACGGAAGCCCCGCGACGAGGACGGCGGCCACGCCGCCGACGCCTAACACGACGAGGACGCTCTCTTGCCGGTAGCCGACGACGGCGAGTGCGACCACCAGCGCGAGCCCGGCGGCGGCCACCGGCACGTTCCCGACCGAGAGCCCGACCGCCGCCTCGAGCAACAACAGCGCAACGGCGAGTTGAATCCCGCGGACGACGGGCTCGCCGACGACCTGCTGGAGGCGACCGATCAGCCCGAAGCGACCGGCTGCGAGGAGGACGACCCCCGCGAGCAAGCCGGCGGCGGCAAGTTCCGCATACGAGAGTACGCCGACGATCGCCAGCCCGACGAGTGCCTTCATCGGCTCGACCGAGATCGGCATCCCGTAGTACAGTCCCCAGACGATCTGGAAGACGCCGAACCCGACGAGCACGTGGGGTAACGAGACACTCGTTGTCATCGCCAGCGCAACGATCAAGGGAAGAACCGTAACCGAATCTCCTAACGCCCCCGAGAGTTCCGACGACGAGAACTCGAGTTCGTGTTCTGTCCCGAACACCGACGAAATGGCCATCGAAAGATGCTATGGCCCCCGGACCCTTCACTGTTGTTAGTAACGCCCGTGCGTTACTCTCTGACATGGGGTAACTGACATCAGTTACTTCAGTTGCGCTTCGGCGCACGAGGCTAGTCCCGTACCGACGGCCGAGCGAGGCCGATGGATAGACGTCACTACCGACGAGCCGAGTACAAAAACGGCGGCTCGAGGTCCCGCGATTTACTGCGGTTCCGCGTCGCTCGAGTCGCCCTGTGGCGTCGCGACGACTTTCTTTGCCCACGCACTCGAGAGGTGTGGCGCGAGCGCGACTGCCACGAAAAAGAGCGTGGACACGGCGACCGTGATGGACGCGAGGATGGCAACGATGGTGGTGATACTCATAATTCAACACGAGGTTTTTCGTACCAATATATTAGTATTACTGTTTTCTTGCTTCTTTGTGGATTGGTACCAATGATTCCGCGAGGGCGTGGGCTGTACCGACACCTACGCGGAGCTTCGGGGAGATGGCAGAAACCGACAGTTTTCGCACGGGCACGATGGGATTTGAACGACGCCCGAGAACCTGCGCTTCGTGCAGAACCTCGGTCTAATTCAAATCCCCTGCGTACTGCGGTTCAGCACGCCTCGTAGTGCTCGGCGACTTCACGGGCACGATGGGATTTGAACCCACGACCGTCGGATGTCTTCCCCCATCGCACCTGCGATGAGGATAGAAGTCCGACGCTCTGTCCAGACTGAGCTACGTGCCCTCGAGTACGAATCGACGATCAATTGGTATAAGCGGTGCGGATTATCCCGCCGATCATTCGTGAACGCGGAACGCAGTCACTCTGACGGTCGACTCGACGAGACCTCGAGGTGATCGTACTCGCGAACACGAGAAGTGACGAGCACAGCGAACGATACGTCCCGGCAGAAACTGGTGTGCTCGGAATTGCCCGACGTGGTCCCTCCGCAGATTCTCGTTACCGATTGTGATAGTTCCAACGTATCAACATCTGTCTTCAGACGGTCGAAAAAAGAACGGTGCTGACCGCGTCAGCAGTCGTGATTACGCTCCAAGTCCGCCGTCCTCGTCATCTTCGTCCATCTCGTCGTCTTCGCCGTCACCGTCGCCCATCTCGCCGTCTTCATCGTCCATCTCGTCACCTTCATCGTCACCGAGGCCATCGTCTTCGTCGTCGCCGAGCCCGTCGTCTCCGTCATCCATCTCGTCGTCTTCGTCGTCGCCGAGATCGTCGTCTCCGTCATCCATCTCGTCGTCTTCGTCGTCGCCGAGACCGTCGTCTCCGTCATCCATCTCGCCGTCTTCGTCGTCGCCGAGACCGTCGTCTCCGTCATCCATCTCGTCGTCTTCGTCGTCCATCTCGTCGTCTTCACCGGGCTCTTCCTCACCACCGTCGTCGTCGCCGATCGGACCGTCGTCGTCGTTGTCCATACAACCCGCAATCGCTGCGATCGCACCGACGCCGAGCGCCTTCGTGAACCGACGTCTATCGAGGTTCGATGGGTCTGTCATAGCGCAGTCGATCCAACGAGGAACCTCCCAATAATGTGGATGCTCCGTTCGCTCGATCAATTCCGATTCAGACGAATTATCGACTTTCCAACCTGGATATGCGAACAGTTGCAAACGCGACCGCCGTTTCTCCTCGTGCAACCGGGTTCTACGGCGCTCGTATCGTGTCAGAACGTTTCGTTTCCGAATGCTGCCGGGACGACGCTCGTACGGGCCGTTCGTCGTCCCCGAGGGGTTAGGTTTGCTCGCAGTACACCCCCGTTAATGACGTTTCGATGGTCGAAATTCGCGCTCGAGAGCGGCTCCGGCGTGTGACGAGCGACGAACACAGCGCTTATACACGCTACGCCTGTACCCTCTCCCGATGCAGGTTATCGCAACCGTGGGACTTGCCGGCAGCGGCAAGAGCGAAGCTGCCACGGTCGCTCGCGAGGAGGGGATTCCGGTAGTGACGATGGGCGACGTCGTTCGTCAGGAGACCAAAGACCGCGGACTCGACCCGACGAAAGACCACGGTACGGTTGCACAGGCGCTTCGCGAAGAAGACGGGCAGGCAGCGATCGCCGAACGGTCGTTGCCGATGATCGACGATCGTCTCGCAGACCACGAGGTCGTCCTCGTCGACGGCATCCGTTCGGACGCCGAGGTCGACGTCTTCGA contains:
- the gatD gene encoding Glu-tRNA(Gln) amidotransferase subunit GatD, translated to MNPGDRVRVERTDRSYEGVLLPSSDDDHLVVKLEGGYNVGVDREGSDVEVLEENVYDVTDTQNGDGDSEIEFDEELPTISLISTGGTIASTVDYRTGAVTAQFDAEDVLRAVPDLAGRANYRGRVVANILSENMTPEVWQELARAVYEEIEAGADGVVVMHGTDTMQFSAAALSFTLETPVPIVFTGSQRSADRPSSDNVMNAVCAVEAAKSDCAEVLVCMHATESDDRCALHRGTRVRKNHTSRRDAFETVGAEPLGEVDYDSLDASFHREYRERGETDLEIAPDLETDVELLTFTPGMDPAFLDVVESKAGLVLEGTGLGHVNTDLIPRIEELIDDGTTVVMTSQCLEGRVCDRVYDTGRDLLEAGVIEAGDTLPGTAKVKLMWALENADDLEEAMNTSLAGELTRRSVPWE
- a CDS encoding ArsR/SmtB family transcription factor, coding for MDSAALLDLLGNENRRRILQLLARKPCYVTEISEYLGVSPKAVIEHLQKLEDAGLIESRTDDQRRKYFHIARHVRLEVNVSPYGFASKSAYPENNSFDITTCRHISLELEYDEENDLEELLGTLERLEQLENELSLAQRWVQGRLCDVLDQISETVGTEPESRIYADVLSSVREEPKAVNALARDVDAPREVVAELLETMADEGIVRRTERGWELTVD
- a CDS encoding 50S ribosomal protein L37ae; the encoded protein is MAEQGKRKVGSAGRFGARYGRVARRRVAEIEDDMRNSQVDGDDVTRLGTGIWKNEETGEVFTGGAYRPETPAGKAVTRSIRAALGDDE
- a CDS encoding DUF5336 domain-containing protein yields the protein MSDRSDEVTTNRDARSTDDLLEETDRLLGDDGSSERGDRTVDDPTEFGSASETQSWRESSEPRESASASGSRLRSLGSRLSPSAYFSPTAFLVLVAVLGAGLLAGSVAIPIGGRTVGMAAVAFLVGLVGSKRRYLEMGVAGVAVGGVAAVLNHAVLAIAGSGEAVAAVGAGAGLLVCLLAYYFGRDLRDGLVRDVE
- a CDS encoding tetratricopeptide repeat protein; protein product: MTDREDDRDHAFSEGGGFDDPYEEFDLDPPELDVDPSKIDPVDSRVVADALDERQLASDEVDAEALLDVGLNYMQINRFEQATEAFERAARFAEDDSLEQEAWVNKGVAHAELEEYDEAIGAYREAIATDEESEHAATAETNLAYALWEFGETTQALEHAERAVEIDERFGQAWYNRAFFLQERGLSEDALQCIDNAIRLGMRNAQVLDEKARILEDLGEYDEAEEISEQAEELRERAEEELMEQRTERADEWNERAFE
- a CDS encoding GNAT family N-acetyltransferase translates to MSLEIRRATHDDYEAVVELTSDVWADRGGDYIPRIYHDWLEDDDEPHRKTLLAEVDGEVAGLVQAVMLSSDEAWFQGMRVAPEHRRVGVSERLNDACFAWARERDATVGRIIVFSWNVAALGAARAGGYEPVTEFRWAYPGPDPDATGPLEVVSDPSVAWRYWTDSDARTRLRGLALDPDESWALRELTRRDLERLAAETAVFAVVGDRGVSGMTYRVRTVEREVDGETETWAEYGVGAWDDLESARTLCAVVSRDAGELAVDGARMLLPETAASVTDAAYVCETVSEEADFVLEVDLTGYTAGRTS
- a CDS encoding KEOPS complex subunit Pcc1, with product MFSHDATLEFAYEEETRARVVYDAVAREIGEIDDERSRARIDRDGPVLTLAVDARDRTALRAALNTWCTLIDVAERSTALGGRFETG
- a CDS encoding DNA-directed RNA polymerase subunit P — protein: MSYKCSRCKRDVELDEYGGVRCPYCGHRVLLKERSRDVKEVDAE
- a CDS encoding prefoldin subunit beta; this translates as MQGNLPPEAQEKIEQLQDLQETAQTVAAQKQEAESTLTDAENALEELDSIDEETTMYRQVGELLVETEYDDAEDDLEEKVDNLEIRLETLEKQEERVQQQFEQLQEELEDLLGGMGGGMGGPGAGGA
- a CDS encoding DUF424 domain-containing protein; the protein is MIVNERETAEGLLVAVCDSDVLGETFEEGDVSLTVTEEFYGGDEVGREAVVDSLSRATIANIVGTRSVELAIEEGFVDETNVLEVDTTRHAQLLRLY
- a CDS encoding DUF2103 domain-containing protein, giving the protein MECRHCASPLEKPGDFCLVCREGNADTIVLEADRDRATITILDGEDVVGETTITTTPEDDEETVVVELRNFAGLVADEIRRKRPEEIYATGDRDVVRAVRTDLHHSFYRVDGTDPVETVLERRGDRALDVVETPPVEKIGGSHSTLIGGRTGMRAIQTVAGHPHVKKVIPGPIDAGGKGSQSGLRAKVTRADDGGNVRMILRNGSSVQENRIVTTARDRQTGERVREDLNDVLAEADLR